The following are encoded in a window of Papaver somniferum cultivar HN1 unplaced genomic scaffold, ASM357369v1 unplaced-scaffold_120, whole genome shotgun sequence genomic DNA:
- the LOC113330953 gene encoding uncharacterized protein LOC113330953, with amino-acid sequence MGENPVSSTQSKGVHKAKFADLVKGKKPYMLTDSDLLSLPEASSYLEEPALVLPLELTKEGRDIFQFSLIGRLNFKGLKLNEVQKSLEEQWGFGDGRCKLVPMTKGFFIIKLISAEDKERVWHGDSWKIQNQTLRVMNFYPNFDPEKQTTSHATVWVSFPGLYIELWTKIILLSIAKILGKPIAIDQKTLDHDVGNYAAVLIDIDFAKEIPKRIYLTANGKEFWQYVEVQDLENVKFCSHCKFMGHKFENCQAARKILGNSVMMGNVF; translated from the coding sequence atgggggaaaaCCCTGTTTCTTCCACGCAATCTAAAGGGGTTCATAAGGCTAAGTTTGCTGATTTAGTCAAGGGGAAAAAACCCTATATGTTAACAGATTCTGATTTGTTATCCCTTCCAGAGGCGTCTTCATACCTTGAAGAACCAGCGTTAGTTTTACCTTTAGAACTAACAAAAGAAGGGAGGGATATTTTCCAGTTTAGTCTCATTGGAAGACTGAACTTTAAAGGTTTGAAACTTAATGAGGTCCAAAAAAGCTTGGAAGAACAATGGGGTTTTGGTGATGGTAGATGCAAGCTTGTTCCTATGACTAAGGGGTTTTTCATCATCAAGTTGATTTCTGCGGAAGATAAAGAGCGTGTATGGCATGGTGATTCATGGAAGATTCAGAACCAAACACTTAGGGTTATGAATTTTTACCCTAATTTTGATCCTGAAAAGCAAACAACGTCTCATGCTACAGTTTGGGTGAGTTTCCCTGGCTTATACATTGAATTATGGACAAAAATAATTCTTCTATCTATTGCAAAAATTCTTGGTAAACCAATTGCTATAGACCAGAAAACgttggatcatgatgttggtaATTATGCTGCTGTTCTTATTGACATTGATTTTGCAAAAGAGATTCCTAAAAGAATATATCTTACAGCCAATGGTAAGGAGTTCTGGCAATATGTGGAAGTTCAAGATCTGGAGAATGTTAAGTTTTGTTCTCATTGCAAATTTATGGGTCATAAATTTGAGAACTGTCAGGCAGCTCGTAAGATATTAGGGAATTCAGTTATGATGGGAAACGTGTTTTGA
- the LOC113330952 gene encoding uncharacterized protein LOC113330952, whose translation MRVLYWNINGVAKVEAGQKLRELVHDLKPEILCVAEPKIKFSDKVICKLNLTGFMRKAVHNSSMHNIGNLWILWSANIEEPVVVNMTRQAITVRTEGVLISFVHASYIQVFRRRLWSQLSAVDTTTPWLIMGDFNCVLRQDEKKGSREFTWTNGQSGVSRILSKLDRAIINEPWLKEAIKLWNQTVVGNVNARLKQAQLKFEVACRNSDEDPFTTSKLNIMKDSLVAVQYVRMQHLTMLKQQARNRWILEGSSNTSFFHSNINIRRSANTISELVTEDGVTISEPIQLHDHVLAWTLF comes from the exons ATGCGTGTGCTCTATTGGAATATCAATGGGGTGGCAAAGGTGGAGGCTGGGCAGAAGTTACGTGAACTAGTTCATGACCTGAAGCCGGAGATTCTTTGTGTTGCTGAGCCAAAGATTAAGTTCTCTGATAAGGTAATTTGTAAGTTAAATTTAACTGGTTTTATGAGGAAGGCTGTTCATAATTCTTCTATGCATAATATTGGGAATCTTTGGATCCTGTGGAGTGCTAATATTGAAGAGCCAGTGGTGGTTAATATGACTAGACAAGCAATTACTGTTAGAACTGAGGGGGTtttaatctcttttgttcatgctagttatattcaagtttttcgaagAAGATTATGGTCTCAACTTTCAGCTGTGGATACTACAACTCCTTGGCTGATAATGGGGGATTTCAactgtgttcttcgtcaagatgaaaagaagggAAGCCGTGAG tttacttggactaaTGGTCAATCTGGTGTTAGTAGAATTCTTAGTAaattggatcgtgctattatcaATGAGCCTTG GTTGAAGGAGGCAATCAAATTGTGGAATCAAACGGTCGTTGGGAATGTTAATGCTAGGCTGAAACAAGCTCAACTTAAGTTTGAAGTGGCTTGTAGGAATTCTGATGAGGATCCTTTTACTACTTCTAAGTTGAATATTATGAAGGATTCTCTGGTGGCGGTTCAATATGTTCGTATGCAGCATCTTACTATGTTGAAACAACAGGCTCGTAATAGGTGGattttggagggttctagtaacacttcttttttTCACAGCAATATAAACATTCGAAGGAGCGCAAATACAATCTCGGAGTTGGTTACTGAAGATGGTGTGACTATCTCAGAGCCTATTCAGCTTCATGACCATGTG CTTGCTTGGAcacttttctag
- the LOC113330951 gene encoding uncharacterized protein LOC113330951 — MGKVLGTPIVVDQRTLNLEYGNFASVLVDVDFAKHIPSRIKITAGGRTFWQYLEIPRAPKFCMKCCIIGHNDDECRRQTKGDDNSSKADTTAKGDSSKGWQTARNRRQRKGKNAENFPGGDNASKDAEHDASKNAEQDGVLAVLPGEVEENAIGVEETNQLENELASSEAVFHAASVALEKAKQALAEKGVLASRLPVGEIGTSAKSVGSGELARTNHSITDKTNASSSSAPFETSGRKGCDVVVDNIENLSRYKAINENDCVLSPNKFNVLSAELGLDSVQQSNEQREESSDEEITPEKASSGVRGSKWSDIPMEQPKKSRNPVRIRISNNQKSTSQQSTNKESKSDSETEINDLGIRVRKGFSPVILKRNSNRIPDASNNSKNIVS; from the coding sequence atggggAAGGTATTAGGCACTCCCATTGTAGTTGATCAGAGAACTCTTAATCTAGAATATGGTAACTTTGCCTCAGTTTTGGTGGATGTGGATTTTGCAAAGCACATTCCTAGTAGAATCAAGATTACAGCTGGGGGACGTACTTTCTGGCAATACTTGGAGATTCCACGGGCTCcaaaattctgtatgaagtgctgcattaTTGGGCACAATGATGATGAGTGCAGGAGGCAAACAAAGGGTGATGATAACTCTTCAAAGGCTGATACTACAGCAAAGGGAGATTCTTCCAAAGGCTGGCAAACTGCTAGGAATAGGAGGCAGCGTAAAGGAAAAAATGCTGAGAACTTTCCTGGTGGTGATAATGCTTCAAAAGATGCGGAGCATGATGCTTCAAAAAATGCGGAACAAGATGGTGTTCTTGCTGTGTTACCAGGTGAAGTAGAGGAGAATGCTATTGGTGTGGAGGAAACCAATCAGCTTGAGAATGAGCTAGCTTCTTCTGAAGCTGTTTTTCATGCAGCGTCTGTAGCTTTAGAGAAAGCAAAACAGGCGTTAGCTGAGAAAGGAGTATTAGCTAGTAGGTTACCAGTGGGTGAAATTGGAACCTCAGCTAAGTCAGTAGGGAGTGGTGAATTGGCTAGAACTAATCACTCTATCACTGATAAGACTAATGCTAGCTCTTCTTCTGCTCCTTTTGAAACTTCAGGAAGGAAGGGATGTGATGTTGTGGTGGACAATATTGAGAATTTGTCTCGCTACAAAGCTATTAATGAGAATGATTGTGTGCTTTCTCCTAATAAATTCAATGTTTTGTCTGCTGAGTTGGGGTTGGATTCTGTGCAGCAATCCAATGAGCAAAGGGAGGAGAGTTCAGATGAAGAAATCACTCCAGAGAAGGCTTCGTCAGGTGTTAGGGGGTCTAAATGGTCTGACATACCCATGGAGCAGCCAAAGAAATCAAGGAAccctgttaggattcggatttctAATAATCAGAAAAGTACTTCTCAACAAAGTACAAATAAGGAGTCCAAGTCTGATTCGGAAACTGAGATCAATGATTTGGGAATTCGAGTTAGAAAGGGATTCTCCCCAGTTATACTTAAACGGAATTCTAATAGGATTCCTGATGCTAGTAATAATTCAAAGAATATAGTTTCCTAA